Proteins from a single region of Anthonomus grandis grandis chromosome 18, icAntGran1.3, whole genome shotgun sequence:
- the LOC126746760 gene encoding uncharacterized protein LOC126746760 isoform X3, with translation MGVIATSFFWIALVAQLSQIYAKDTCANQVLTGPTDDDPNIHSKPLNSKECQKITFRGSDKLNTNLGSLRLKAFINTDNTYSLSISFADIKWKRAYLWLSQDPNEDSSICRSYSIDNPGQSNSFTTCFNLESSNTTESNYILDFWAELNADSFYKTLVFRLPAIETFGNQLSLPQRSIFSSIDSTSNYEIVQKIQTLPSTYNVTYYKVEVFKEKDNKEILLDVRMLKPQDGDELAFEYITYNEEGYYYFKVSAISESCGEDQCLKSITPRIYIKRKYPPLVIGIVGASFLIPCVLFVLHLRSRHKQKEEEKSEQKDLVYLVYSQTPEKHYAIVKTLEKALKTLGEVQISPKVTEASHILYICGTHIFEPDPITHKYLVIEANKAISKVEILIIQFPYSTKEIPPYLRRCLRFNLMEDFSKFIHLFNCEAQLENNLQYEELKGKVQEAQLRNEPKKIILNMPIIIVTEQSDSDSEAREADGLLSCM, from the exons gTTCTCACAGGCCCAACCGATGATGACCCAAACATACATTCGAAGCCACTCAACTCAAAAGAGTgccaaaaaatcacttttagaGGCAGCGATAAGCTTAATACCAACCTGGGGTCGCTTCGACTAAAGGCCTTTATTAATACAGACAATACATACTCTTTAAGCATATCTTTTGCGGATATCAAATGGAAAA GGGCATACCTTTGGCTGTCTCAAGACCCAAACGAAGACTCTAGCATCTGTAGATCCTACTCCATTGACAATCCCGGGCAATCTAATAGTTTTACAACATGTTTTAACTTGGAGTCATCCAATACCACTGAATCAAATTACATTTTGGATTTCTGGGCAGAGCTAAATGCAGATAGTTTTTATAAAACCCTTGTGTTCAGACTACCTGCAATTGAAACTTTTG GCAATCAACTGTCCCTACCTCAAAGATCAATCTTCTCCAGTATAGACTCTACTAGCAACTATGAAATAGtgcaaaaaatccaaactttacCTTCCACCTATAATGTGACGTACTATAAAGTGGAGGTGTTCAAAGAAAAAGACAATAAAGAGATTTTACTGGACGTACGAATGTTAAAACCCCAAGACGGTGACGAGTTGGCTTTCGAGTATATCACTTACAATGAGGAGGGTTACTACTATTTTAAAGTGAGTGCCATCAGTGAGTCTTGCGGTGAGGATCAGTGTCTCAAGAGTATCACACCAAGAATATACATAA aaaGGAAATACCCCCCATTGGTTATAGGAATAGTCGGGGCAAGTTTTCTTATCCCTTGTGTGCTTTTTGTGCTTCACTTGCGCAGCAGACATAAACAGAAAGAAG aagaaaaatctGAACAAAAAGACTTGGTTTATCTAGTCTACAGCCAGACCCCGGAAAAGCATTATGCCATAGTAAAAACCTTAGAAAAGGCTCTAAAAACTTTGGGAGAAGTGCAAATAAGCCCAAAAGTAACCGAGGCCAGCCATATATTGTACATATGCGGTACGCACATCTTCGAACCAGACCCTATTACCCACAAATATCTCGTTATAGAAGCCAACAAAGCGATATCCAAGGTGGAAATCCTCATCATACAATTTCCATACTCCACAAAGGAAATCCCTCCGTATTTAAGGCGGTGCCTACGGTTTAACCTGATGGAGGACTTCAGCAAGTTTATCCATTTGTTCAACTGTGAGGCCCAACTGGAAAATAACCTGCAGTATGAAGAGTTAAAAGGCAAAGTGCAGGAGGCCCAACTAAGAAACGAACCCAAGAAGATTATTCTTAATATGCCGATTATTATTGTTACCGAGCAGTCTGATAGCGATAGTGAGGCCAGGGAGGCCGATGGTTTGTT